The region TTTAAGTTCCCTATAAAAATCGATATTGGTCCATGGATCCCTAAAATCAGCAATCCATTTGATATTTAATCGTTTTTTTAGCCTAAGCCCAATCAGATGCATAGAATGCGGAGGCCCAGTGGTTATTACAGCCTCAACATTGTTCTGCTTTATATAACTCTCAAGCCTCTGAACAGATGGGCGAATCCAGAACACACGAGGGTCTGGAATTAAAAGATTTCCCCGCAACCAAACCATAAATCCATGTAGAAATCCTTTTTTCTTACCCTGCGAAACAAAGCTAACACCGATCTTTTGATTCCGTTTTCCAGTGATAAACTTATAAATACTATACGGTTCCCAAATTCTAGTTTTAATTACTTCAAGATTTTCAGGGATATCTGTGAGCAATGATTGATCCTCGGCTGGTGCTTCAGGATTTTCAGGCGTATAGATTATAGGTTCCCAGCCATAGTTCCTAAAATACTTTACAAATTTCAACCACCTAAAAACGCCTGCTCCGCCTGAGGGTGGCCAGTAATACGTGACTACTAATACTCGTTTCGTGCCCTTTTGCTCCATATAAAATGACAATGAAGTCCAAAGATAACTACTTTAAATGTGCCGAAACACAAAATAAATTAAAAAAGCCCCACCGTATAGAATTGATGGGGCTTAAAACCATTAGTAAAAATGTTACAGCACAATATTTCCATGCTTGCGCGGGGGATTCTGCAAACTCTTGCTACGCGTCATTTCTAACGCTTGCACTAACTTATAGCGTGTTTGACGTGGAAAAATAACCTCATCAATATATCCCAACTCGGCGGCTCTATAGGGGTTTGCAAACTTATCGCGATAATCATCTATCAATTCCTGACGACTCGATTCGTTATCAATTTTATTACGGTATAGTATGTTTACTGCGCCTTCGGGCCCCATTACCGCAATTTCAGCGGTGGGGTAAGCAAAATTTACGTCGGAGCCAACATGCTTACTCGACATTACACAATACGCTCCACCATAAGCTTTGCGTGTAATAAGCGCAATTTTGGGCACAGTTGCCTCGGAATACGCGTAAAGCAATTTTGCCCCATGCCTGATAATTCCATTCGATTCCTGATTAATACCCGGCAAAAATCCAGGAACATCGACAAACGTAACCAGCGGAATGTTGAACGCATCGCAAAATCGAATAAAGCGTGCCGCCTTAACCGATGCATCAATATCTAAAACTCCGGCAAAATGTGCTGGCTGATTTGCCACAATCCCAATACTGTTGCCGGCAATTCGAGCAAAACCAACAACTATATTCTTTGCATACATAGGTTGAACTTCAAGAAAGTTCTTATCGTCAACCACAGTTGTAATAAGTTCTTTGATGTCGTAAGGTTTATTGGGATCGGCAGGAATTAAACTTTGCAGCGATTCATCCTCCCGCATGATATCGTCGGTTGTAGGAACAATAGGAGGATCCTCCATATTATTGTCGGGGAGAAAACTCATCAACTCACGAATTAGCATTAAAGCCTGCTCATCGTTTTCGGCAAAGAAATGAGCCACGCCACTTCGGGCATTGTGAGTAATTGCTCCGCCTAATTCCTCCTTCGAAACCTCCTCGTGGGTTACGGCCTTTATTACCTCGGGTCCTGTTACAAACATGTAACTCGAATCCTTTACCATCACTATAAAATCGGTAAGTGCAGGCGAATAAACAGCCCCTCCAGCGCAAGGTCCCATTATACAAGTAATTTGAGGGATTACCCCAGAACTCTTCACATTATTATGGAAGATTTCGGCATAGCCCGCCAAACTCTGAACGCCTTCCTGAATTCGGGCTCCTCCAGAATCATTTAATCCTAGTATAGGAGCACCCATTTTTATGGCCAGTTGCTGTAGTTTGATAATCTTATCGGCATTGGCGCGGCTAAGCGTTCCTCCAAATACTGTAAAATCGTAGGCATAAACATAAACCAACCGATCATCGATTTTACCATAGCCAGTAACAATACCATCGCCAGCAATTTTATGATCGGCCATGCCAAAATCGATGCTGCGATGGGTTACAAACTTATCGAACTCGTTAAAGGTTCCCGGATCGAGAAGTTCAACAATACGTTCGCGGGCAGTTTTCTTACCAGAATCATGCTGTTTAGCAACTCTATCTGCCCCTCCAGCCTCATCGGCCAATTTATTTCTTCGTTCTAATTCTTCGTATAGTTCGTCTAAGGTTTTCATTAGCTGTAAGATTTTAAAATCTAAATGTTAACTCATACATAACCTATCATTCCAAAACGTATTGAGATTTTTCGCTACGCTCAAAATGACAAGAGTTAAGAATGCTAAAGGTTATTCAATCTCAATTAGGGGTTGATTTGCGTTGATATTATCGCCCTCGGCAACATGAATTTTTTTCACAACACCATCAACCGAAGATTTATACTCGCTCTCCATCTTCATAGCCGAAATGGTTATCACAGTAGTTCCTTTTGTTACTGACACTCCTTCAGAAACTGGAATCTTAACAACCCTTCCGGGCATTGGTGTTGAAATAATTTTATCGGCGGAATGATCGTCGGTTGATTTACGGCTCATCAGGTATCGACTCTGCGCATCAATAATTTCAACCTCATGCGAATTGTAAAAGGTATTTACAAAATAGTTCTTTGGACCATCGCCCGGAATAATCTCGATATTATAGGATTTCCCTTCGTGAAGGATTGAGTAAAC is a window of Tenuifilaceae bacterium CYCD DNA encoding:
- a CDS encoding propionyl-CoA carboxylase subunit beta, coding for MKTLDELYEELERRNKLADEAGGADRVAKQHDSGKKTARERIVELLDPGTFNEFDKFVTHRSIDFGMADHKIAGDGIVTGYGKIDDRLVYVYAYDFTVFGGTLSRANADKIIKLQQLAIKMGAPILGLNDSGGARIQEGVQSLAGYAEIFHNNVKSSGVIPQITCIMGPCAGGAVYSPALTDFIVMVKDSSYMFVTGPEVIKAVTHEEVSKEELGGAITHNARSGVAHFFAENDEQALMLIRELMSFLPDNNMEDPPIVPTTDDIMREDESLQSLIPADPNKPYDIKELITTVVDDKNFLEVQPMYAKNIVVGFARIAGNSIGIVANQPAHFAGVLDIDASVKAARFIRFCDAFNIPLVTFVDVPGFLPGINQESNGIIRHGAKLLYAYSEATVPKIALITRKAYGGAYCVMSSKHVGSDVNFAYPTAEIAVMGPEGAVNILYRNKIDNESSRQELIDDYRDKFANPYRAAELGYIDEVIFPRQTRYKLVQALEMTRSKSLQNPPRKHGNIVL
- a CDS encoding acetyl-CoA carboxylase biotin carboxyl carrier protein subunit, coding for MGYEVKIGDRIASVKLIKREGQFATVEIDGVQYDIDIAMVENGVYSILHEGKSYNIEIIPGDGPKNYFVNTFYNSHEVEIIDAQSRYLMSRKSTDDHSADKIISTPMPGRVVKIPVSEGVSVTKGTTVITISAMKMESEYKSSVDGVVKKIHVAEGDNINANQPLIEIE